A genome region from Cydia pomonella isolate Wapato2018A chromosome 21, ilCydPomo1, whole genome shotgun sequence includes the following:
- the LOC133529803 gene encoding uncharacterized protein LOC133529803, which produces MDLDSPAVGEETSASSSESEILFDGTFFSKITSKTTNSSTVAACVKCLPLNVEVKGYKKCSSNFIKHLKRKHGPDCVEEYKSYCIQKKRKKPQSTSVQNRQVLKTSSSYSQEEFDSDVVKFFLHSMIPLSCVEDPHFIRILKRLHVDSLGLTIMSRTTLTRRINQHYDDQVKVIKDLMSRVNFICATADIWSSRKRSFLGLTAHWIDPDTFLRSSRALACRRFPGVHNYERITNLLRDILHEFDLDLPKIVAITTDNGSNFVKAFKEFGVHPGSIETNDNCETVSNVSNDDIEEEPLMISDSNKGCIDFLNDHALLPYHMRCCSHTLNLIATTDLKHLLTTDTALSNIHKSVIDKCNRLWKMANRPKSSEIIQNILGHNLSRPGETRWNSMYDALKQILSIKEKNSVLHEGLGLENPLRNTDFNYIEEYLSCLKPVAAVLDILQGENNTYYGLLLPTLLMLKKKVHALQQNNYQYCKPIAVQLLKQVQSRFDDLLKLTGPAAEKAIIAAHSYPRFKNSWYQCVDSEHHARLKNMFLTAVSEESQHHSNIEPEIFQHTHDFDDAFYDFSNSNSDSNTSGGSGGHSIRAEYCILGYLSDTSRSLDILNKYPEIKKVFLKYNTPLTSSAPVERLFSYATMTNTPKSNRLTDENFERRVILKANLNNEKHS; this is translated from the coding sequence ATGGATTTGGATTCACCAGCTGTCGGCGAAGAAACATCAGCCTCAAGTTCCGAATCTGAAATTTTATTTGATGGTacgtttttttccaaaattacgTCTAAAACAACAAATTCGTCCACTGTGGCAGCGTGCGTGAAATGTTTACCATTAAACGTTGAAGTAAAAGGCTATAAAAAATGCTCTTCCAACTTCATTAAACACCTGAAGAGAAAACATGGACCTGACTGTGTTGAAGAATACAAATCATATTGCATacagaagaaaagaaaaaagccGCAATCAACATCAGTTCAAAATCGTCAAGTGCTTAAAACTAGCAGCTCTTACTCTCAAGAAGAGTTTGATAGCGACgtagtaaaattttttttacattcgaTGATACCACTCAGTTGTGTAGAAGATCCACATTTCATTCGAATCTTAAAGAGACTGCATGTCGACAGTTTGGGATTGACTATTATGAGTCGTACAACTTTGACCCGTCGTATAAATCAACATTATGATGATCAAGTTAAAGTAATTAAAGATTTAATGAGCAGGGTAAATTTTATCTGTGCAACTGCAGATATCTGGTCCAGCCGGAAAAGAAGTTTTTTAGGCCTGACGGCACATTGGATCGATCCTGATACTTTTCTAAGATCATCGAGGGCATTGGCATGTCGGAGATTCCCGGGAGTGCATAATTATGAACGCATAACTAATCTACTAAGAGACATTTTACATGAATTTGACTTAGATTTGCCTAAGATTGTTGCTATTACTACAGATAATGGTAGCAATTTTGTTAAGGCTTTTAAAGAATTCGGAGTTCACCCAGGTAGCATAGAAACAAATGACAATTGTGAGACCGTTTCTAATGTCTCTAATGATGATATCGAAGAAGAGCCCTTGATGATTTCAGATTCAAATAAAGGTTGTATTGACTTTTTAAATGATCATGCACTGCTACCGTATCATATGCGATGCTGTTCCCATACTTTGAATCTGATAGCCACAACAGATTTAAAACATTTACTTACCACTGACACTGCTCTGTCCAACATTCATAAGAGTGTAATAGATAAATGTAATCGTCTTTGGAAAATGGCGAATCGTCCCAAAAGCTCTGAAATCATCCAAAATATATTGGGACATAATCTTAGTCGACCAGGCGAAACTCGTTGGAACAGTATGTATGATGCCCTAAAGCAAATTTTATcgattaaagaaaaaaacagtGTTCTACATGAAGGGCTCGGTTTGGAAAATCCGCTGCGTAATACAGATTTCAATTATATAGAAGAATATCTGTCTTGTTTGAAACCCGTAGCAGCAGTACTGGATATTCTTCAAGGagaaaataatacctattacgGTTTATTGCTACCAACACTACTGatgcttaaaaaaaaagtacatgccCTACAGCAAAACAATTATCAATATTGTAAACCAATTGCGgttcaattattaaaacaagtgCAGAGTCGTTTCGACGATTTATTGAAACTTACAGGACCTGCAGCAGAAAAAGCAATTATCGCCGCTCACAGCTATCCCAGGTTCAAGAACTCATGGTACCAATGCGTGGATTCCGAACATCACGCTaggttaaaaaatatgtttttgacgGCTGTATCGGAGGAATCTCAACATCATTCAAATATCGAGCCTGAGATATTTCAACATACACATGACTTTGATGACGCGTTTTACGATTTCAGTAATTCAAATAGTGACAGCAACACtagcggcggcagcggcggacACTCAATCAGAGCAGAATATTGTATATTAGGATATCTATCAGATACATCACGGTCATTAGATATCCTGAACAAATATCCTgagataaaaaaagtttttctgaAGTATAATACACCTCTGACCTCTTCAGCTCCCGTAGAACGACTGTTCTCTTATGCGACTATGACAAATACTCCAAAAAGCAACCGATTAACAGACGAGAACTTTGAGCGACGAGTTATATTAAAAGCCAACTTGAATAATGAAAAACATTCTTAA